Proteins encoded together in one Cyanobacteria bacterium GSL.Bin1 window:
- a CDS encoding DUF86 domain-containing protein — protein MFSEKDNSWKHKIKDIQNSILKIKDYTQGLTFEEFKNNPMMIEAILYNLTIIGEATRSIPEEIKNRYSEVPWREMNDLRNRVVHEYFRVSYEIVWDTINYDLVQLRPQLQKILDNEEL, from the coding sequence ATGTTTTCTGAAAAGGATAATTCATGGAAACATAAAATCAAGGATATTCAAAATTCTATTCTAAAAATTAAAGACTACACGCAGGGATTAACGTTTGAGGAATTCAAAAATAATCCGATGATGATTGAGGCAATTTTATATAATTTGACAATTATTGGCGAAGCAACGAGAAGCATTCCTGAAGAAATCAAAAATCGTTATTCAGAAGTCCCTTGGCGAGAGATGAATGATCTTCGTAATCGAGTAGTACATGAGTATTTTAGAGTAAGTTATGAAATTGTCTGGGATACAATCAATTATGATTTAGTGCAATTACGTCCTCAGTTACAAAAAATTTTAGACAACGAGGAACTCTAA
- a CDS encoding nucleotidyltransferase has product MQRNDIILKIQAHQEELKKLGVKSLSLFGSVARNEAHQNSDVDVLVDLERPAGFFKVSKIEHYLEDCLGCSVDLGTKEALREYCRQTMIKDLIHVF; this is encoded by the coding sequence ATGCAACGGAACGATATCATCTTAAAAATACAAGCGCACCAAGAAGAACTAAAAAAATTAGGCGTAAAATCTCTTTCATTATTTGGGTCTGTTGCTCGTAATGAAGCTCATCAAAATAGTGATGTGGACGTATTAGTTGACTTAGAAAGACCAGCTGGTTTCTTTAAAGTTTCAAAAATAGAACATTATCTAGAAGATTGTTTAGGTTGCTCTGTCGATTTAGGAACAAAAGAGGCTTTACGAGAATATTGTCGTCAAACCATGATTAAGGATTTGATTCATGTTTTCTGA
- a CDS encoding multicopper oxidase domain-containing protein: MQRRQFLILSGSTLGGILLSQCASSQTRGKDASASAAVFKSQEGLLEVNLDIESHVFSFAGKQGNLLSYNQQIPGPRLEAYPGDRVRIHATNSLSAPTNLHYHGLHISPEGSADNIFLQLSPGETYTYEFTIPDNHYGTTGYYHPHLHGYVAQQVFGGLGGIFVVRGALDDIPEIQQAKEEFLFLKDFDLTAARGRSQPFHGMQMMGRDGPILTVNGQVNPQFSIPSGGLLRLRFVNASTSRFYRLQLEGHPLYLIATDAGATASPIQLSELLLSPGERAEVLIQGNAEPGQYRLLNLPYERGQMGMMGGGMMGGGMMGRRRNQRETPQTLATLNYSGETETLPLPQQLIPIETLPEPKTVRQFTLNHGMFPGRGMQFLINGQAFDPRRVDTRVSLDTVEDWEIINTGVMDHPFHLHTNPFQIMSRNGQPVTHRTWKDTVLVPRGESVRIRIPFQDFAGKTVYHCHILDHEDLGMMGIIVMNG, from the coding sequence ATGCAACGCCGACAGTTTTTAATCCTGAGTGGTAGCACCCTAGGAGGCATCTTACTCAGTCAATGTGCGAGTTCCCAGACGCGAGGGAAAGATGCGTCCGCTTCTGCCGCTGTCTTTAAAAGTCAAGAGGGACTTTTAGAAGTCAATCTTGATATCGAATCTCATGTCTTTTCCTTTGCAGGGAAACAAGGAAACTTACTCAGTTATAACCAGCAAATTCCAGGACCTCGCTTAGAAGCGTATCCGGGCGATCGCGTTCGCATTCACGCCACAAACAGTTTATCGGCACCGACTAATCTTCACTATCATGGGTTGCACATTTCTCCAGAAGGATCAGCAGATAACATCTTTTTACAACTCTCCCCTGGAGAAACCTACACCTATGAATTTACCATTCCAGACAATCATTACGGTACAACGGGTTATTATCATCCTCATTTACACGGCTATGTAGCACAGCAGGTATTTGGTGGCTTAGGTGGCATTTTTGTTGTTCGCGGTGCATTGGATGACATTCCAGAAATTCAACAAGCGAAAGAGGAATTTCTCTTTCTCAAAGACTTTGACCTAACTGCAGCGAGAGGGCGATCTCAACCCTTCCACGGGATGCAAATGATGGGACGTGATGGTCCAATCTTAACGGTCAATGGACAAGTGAATCCTCAGTTCTCGATTCCTAGCGGTGGCTTACTCCGATTACGATTCGTGAATGCTTCCACGTCTCGCTTCTATCGCTTACAACTGGAAGGACATCCCCTTTATCTGATTGCAACGGATGCTGGCGCAACCGCTTCTCCCATTCAATTGTCGGAACTGTTACTTTCACCCGGAGAACGGGCTGAGGTTTTAATCCAAGGGAATGCTGAACCCGGACAATATCGACTGCTAAACCTACCCTATGAACGAGGACAAATGGGAATGATGGGTGGCGGGATGATGGGAGGTGGGATGATGGGTAGAAGACGGAATCAAAGAGAGACTCCGCAAACGCTCGCAACCTTGAACTATTCTGGTGAAACCGAAACCTTACCCCTCCCGCAACAGTTAATCCCTATCGAAACCTTACCCGAACCGAAAACAGTCCGTCAGTTTACCCTCAATCATGGGATGTTTCCCGGTCGAGGAATGCAGTTTTTAATTAATGGACAAGCCTTTGATCCACGCCGAGTTGATACGCGAGTCAGTTTAGACACCGTAGAAGATTGGGAAATTATTAATACAGGGGTGATGGATCATCCGTTTCATTTACATACCAATCCCTTTCAAATCATGAGTCGCAATGGTCAACCAGTAACCCATCGCACTTGGAAAGATACCGTTTTAGTCCCCAGAGGAGAAAGCGTCCGCATTCGGATTCCCTTTCAAGATTTTGCGGGAAAAACTGTTTATCATTGCCATATTTTAGATCATGAAGACTTAGGTATGATGGGAATTATTGTAATGAATGGATAA
- the ruvB gene encoding Holliday junction branch migration DNA helicase RuvB produces MAIKRSSEQGKPTQPSSRERKPRNELLQSNPTAEETSSNEDSLRPQRLADYIGQKDLKALLTIAIQAAKQRGEAMDHLLLYGPPGLGKTTISLILATEMNVACKITAAPALERPRDITGLLVNLNPGDVLFIDEIHRLNRITEELLYPAMEDGRLDITVGKGQSAKTRSIPLSPFTLVGATTRVGSLTSPLRDRFGMVQRLQFYEVDELTEIVTRTAQVLETEVILAGAQEIAARSRGTPRIANRLLKRVRDYAQVKELGAISQSVAAEALELFQVDQMGLDWTDRLLLNTMIEQFHGGPVGLDAIAAATGEDRLTIEDVYEPYLLQIGFLQRTPRGRMVTEKAMKHLGY; encoded by the coding sequence ATGGCGATTAAACGCTCCTCTGAACAAGGAAAACCCACTCAGCCCTCTTCCCGAGAACGGAAGCCACGCAATGAGTTATTACAGAGTAATCCCACCGCAGAGGAAACGAGTAGTAACGAAGATTCTCTTCGTCCCCAACGCCTTGCTGATTATATCGGACAAAAAGACTTAAAAGCACTCCTCACCATCGCGATTCAGGCAGCAAAACAACGCGGCGAAGCAATGGATCATTTGCTGCTGTATGGACCACCCGGCTTAGGGAAAACCACCATCTCCCTCATTTTAGCAACAGAAATGAATGTCGCTTGTAAAATTACTGCTGCCCCAGCCTTAGAACGACCACGAGATATTACCGGCTTGCTTGTCAATTTAAATCCAGGGGATGTTTTGTTTATCGATGAAATTCATCGTTTGAATCGGATTACAGAAGAACTGTTGTATCCCGCGATGGAAGATGGACGGCTTGACATTACGGTAGGCAAAGGACAAAGCGCAAAAACACGCAGTATTCCGCTGTCACCATTTACCTTAGTCGGAGCGACCACTCGCGTCGGATCGTTAACCTCTCCCTTGCGCGATCGCTTTGGGATGGTCCAGCGGTTACAGTTTTATGAAGTAGATGAACTAACCGAGATTGTAACTCGTACAGCACAGGTTTTAGAAACAGAAGTGATCTTAGCAGGGGCACAAGAAATTGCTGCGCGATCGCGCGGCACCCCTCGCATTGCCAATCGCCTCTTGAAGCGGGTGCGAGATTACGCGCAAGTGAAAGAACTTGGGGCAATTAGTCAAAGTGTTGCCGCCGAAGCTCTAGAATTATTTCAAGTGGATCAAATGGGCTTAGATTGGACAGACCGCTTGCTTCTCAATACGATGATCGAGCAGTTTCATGGCGGACCGGTTGGACTCGACGCGATCGCGGCTGCCACCGGAGAAGATCGACTGACAATTGAAGATGTTTATGAGCCTTATTTGTTACAGATTGGCTTTTTGCAGCGTACTCCGCGAGGTAGAATGGTGACGGAAAAGGCAATGAAGCATTTAGGCTATTAA